One genomic window of Methanospirillum lacunae includes the following:
- a CDS encoding clostripain-related cysteine peptidase: MLSGIPYLIRIERPSITVAFLILILFSVPTTGEMQTGKVLVAVYAAGGSLETDYGLITEDIAQMVAGSANTSPQTLELLVAYGGSKKSGWQGMTIANRSGLAHDLNDKEIGNKSDAIAWYPDVSMGNASTLGTFLSTIRSGYRYDRVFLILIGHGEAYTGMLFDQNHKEDPLTIAELVDGLETGGFNVEVIGLDTCLMSTLEVASHLSGYSQYMIASEESEPAEGWRYDSFISDLAKNPDTPISDIGRSLLDTYLSNKAPGKTLSVLDLEEAGVVTAALDRTSKLLFPLLDTPEGYLSLSQAFQKTQQFGLTAEGVLDPATMDLIGFAREVSSMDPGFAGPSGDLIDATKKMVLISGHDDRVPGANGLAILSPVQLNSGFYQYYHDEAFITPSWDRLLARYLSITDQVSLTSVQQKSNET, from the coding sequence GTGCTTTCCGGGATACCCTATCTGATACGAATCGAAAGGCCTTCAATTACAGTCGCTTTTCTGATACTCATCCTGTTTTCTGTTCCTACAACAGGTGAGATGCAGACCGGAAAGGTACTAGTGGCAGTGTATGCAGCTGGCGGGAGTCTAGAGACCGATTACGGGCTGATCACTGAAGACATCGCCCAGATGGTTGCAGGATCTGCAAATACCTCTCCCCAGACCCTCGAACTCCTGGTAGCGTATGGCGGATCAAAGAAATCAGGCTGGCAGGGCATGACTATCGCCAACAGATCCGGTCTCGCTCACGATCTCAATGACAAAGAAATAGGGAACAAGTCTGATGCGATTGCATGGTATCCCGATGTCAGTATGGGTAATGCAAGCACGTTAGGCACTTTTCTCTCCACAATTCGCTCAGGATACCGGTATGACAGGGTCTTTTTAATCCTGATCGGTCATGGTGAGGCATATACAGGGATGCTCTTTGATCAGAATCACAAGGAGGATCCGCTTACAATAGCAGAACTGGTCGATGGATTGGAAACTGGTGGATTCAATGTAGAGGTCATCGGACTTGATACCTGTCTGATGAGTACCCTTGAGGTTGCATCTCATTTGTCCGGATATTCTCAGTATATGATCGCGAGTGAGGAGTCAGAACCTGCAGAGGGCTGGCGGTATGACTCTTTCATCTCTGATCTTGCAAAGAATCCTGATACTCCGATCTCTGATATCGGGCGTTCACTTCTGGATACATACCTCTCAAATAAGGCTCCGGGAAAGACACTTTCTGTTCTTGATCTGGAAGAAGCCGGGGTGGTTACGGCTGCTCTTGATCGCACCTCTAAACTTCTTTTCCCACTTCTTGATACCCCTGAAGGGTACTTGTCCCTCTCACAAGCATTTCAGAAAACTCAACAGTTCGGGCTTACGGCAGAAGGCGTGCTCGACCCCGCAACCATGGATCTCATCGGGTTTGCGAGGGAAGTAAGCAGCATGGACCCGGGCTTTGCTGGTCCGTCAGGCGATCTGATCGATGCAACAAAAAAGATGGTCCTTATATCTGGGCACGATGATCGTGTTCCAGGAGCAAATGGCCTCGCCATCCTTTCACCAGTTCAGCTCAATTCAGGATTCTATCAGTATTATCATGATGAGGCGTTCATCACCCCGTCGTGGGACCGGCTCCTTGCAAGGTATTTGTCTATCACTGATCAGGTGAGTCTGACATCAGTTCAACAGAAAAGCAATGAAACCTGA
- a CDS encoding cation:proton antiporter domain-containing protein has product MMEGIYTSFFTDIVVIFILSVFLLLVLYRIRIPSVVGFLLTGIIVGPSGLGLIHNQDSIEFFAEFGVIFLLFTIGLEFSISHILRSRQFVLIGGTVQVFSTILLATALMKLAGMGLNHAIFVGMLVSLSSTAIVMKVLADRQEVGSPHGKAALGILIFQDLIVIPMMMITPILGGDTTDSPSVLKLLSGGILIIAVVYISSRYVIPYLLHYAARLRNREMFLFIVIGTCLLIAYLTSEIGLSMALGAFLAGLIISESEYSMHAMYNMVPFRDIFAAFFFISIGMIFDLSYLLVHPVLVAVLVAIIIIVKYGTGTIAAIASGLPARSSVLTGISLSQIGEFSFILATTGVSAGILASDQYQLFLDVSVVTMGLAPLLISLSTRVSPKLAAPLTRIVPDHATTPDKETAREMKDHIIIVGFGLNGMNVAKSAKAAGVPYRIIEMNPDTVRKERKKGESILYGDAAQPGILMKAGIDQARVLVVVVNDPFATQQTVRIARELNPGLYIIARTRFMGEVSTLVDLGADDVIPEEFETSIEIFTRILNKYLIPEDEIERLVRDIRAGGYQMLRSVSTTPATFDDLMGLVPDIDMRTIRIPNSSPWVGKNLAESQLRNRFHVSVVAIRRGNRMIISPGGDDVISGSDILMIIGKSNDIRRAFHQCEAEQQV; this is encoded by the coding sequence ATGATGGAAGGCATATATACGTCATTCTTCACTGACATCGTGGTTATCTTTATCCTCTCGGTATTTCTGCTGCTCGTCCTGTACCGAATCAGAATCCCCTCAGTTGTCGGTTTTCTCCTCACGGGTATCATTGTCGGCCCTTCTGGCCTAGGCCTTATCCATAACCAGGATTCAATAGAGTTCTTCGCCGAGTTTGGAGTGATCTTTCTCCTCTTTACCATCGGGCTAGAATTCTCGATAAGTCATATCCTCAGGAGTAGGCAGTTTGTCCTGATCGGTGGAACAGTCCAGGTCTTCTCAACAATCCTGCTCGCAACAGCACTCATGAAACTTGCTGGGATGGGCTTGAACCACGCCATTTTTGTCGGAATGCTTGTTTCCCTCTCGTCCACTGCAATTGTGATGAAGGTCCTTGCCGACAGGCAGGAGGTTGGCAGCCCACATGGTAAGGCTGCACTTGGTATCCTCATCTTTCAGGATCTGATCGTCATACCGATGATGATGATCACACCGATTCTTGGAGGTGATACAACAGACAGTCCATCTGTCCTAAAACTTCTCAGTGGCGGGATCCTGATCATCGCAGTTGTGTATATCTCATCAAGGTATGTAATCCCTTACCTGCTCCATTATGCTGCCCGGCTGCGCAACAGGGAGATGTTTCTCTTTATTGTTATAGGCACCTGTCTTCTAATCGCGTACCTGACCTCGGAGATCGGGCTCTCGATGGCTCTTGGTGCATTCCTTGCTGGACTTATCATATCAGAGTCAGAATACTCGATGCATGCCATGTACAACATGGTTCCTTTCAGGGACATCTTTGCAGCGTTCTTTTTCATCTCCATAGGGATGATTTTTGATCTTTCGTACCTCCTTGTCCATCCGGTATTAGTGGCTGTACTGGTTGCCATTATCATAATAGTAAAATATGGAACCGGAACCATTGCAGCAATCGCTTCAGGCCTTCCGGCCCGCTCATCTGTGCTCACCGGGATCTCACTCAGCCAAATCGGAGAGTTTTCGTTCATCCTCGCAACAACAGGTGTTTCAGCAGGAATTCTGGCTTCAGACCAGTACCAACTTTTTCTAGATGTGTCAGTTGTTACAATGGGCCTTGCTCCCCTTCTTATCTCCCTTTCTACCCGTGTATCTCCAAAACTCGCTGCACCACTTACGAGGATTGTTCCTGATCATGCAACAACCCCTGACAAGGAGACAGCCAGGGAGATGAAGGATCATATCATCATTGTGGGGTTCGGACTGAACGGGATGAACGTTGCCAAGTCAGCAAAGGCTGCCGGCGTACCATACCGGATCATCGAGATGAACCCTGATACGGTTAGGAAAGAGCGGAAAAAGGGTGAGTCGATCCTGTATGGTGATGCTGCACAACCCGGGATTCTTATGAAGGCAGGCATAGATCAGGCTCGTGTCCTGGTAGTGGTGGTCAATGATCCCTTTGCCACCCAACAGACAGTTCGGATCGCCAGGGAATTGAATCCTGGGTTGTACATCATTGCAAGAACCAGATTTATGGGAGAGGTATCTACTCTTGTTGATCTCGGGGCTGATGATGTTATCCCAGAGGAATTTGAAACTTCTATCGAGATTTTTACCCGAATACTCAATAAATACCTGATTCCAGAAGATGAGATAGAACGTCTAGTGCGGGATATTCGGGCGGGAGGATACCAGATGCTCAGAAGTGTTTCTACGACACCTGCCACATTTGACGACCTTATGGGCCTTGTTCCTGACATCGACATGAGAACAATCCGTATCCCTAACTCGTCTCCATGGGTTGGAAAAAACCTGGCAGAAAGCCAGCTGCGAAACAGGTTCCATGTTTCAGTTGTGGCGATCAGGAGGGGGAACAGGATGATCATCAGCCCTGGGGGAGATGATGTAATAAGTGGATCAGACATCCTGATGATCATCGGTAAGTCAAATGACATCAGGAGGGCATTTCACCAATGTGAGGCTGAACAACAGGTCTAG
- a CDS encoding ROK family protein, whose translation MRVAGVADIGGTNTRVALVREDGLILSMERFKTPAGTDPDEVSARVGASLSCLAGISPSGLCGIGVSVAGPVDIKTGCIVTPPNMPFDQVPIISPLKKVFGLPVTLLNDCRAAVLGEVFVGGGREYQHVVYITISTGIGGGVYTNGEVLLGREGNAGEIGHFTVESKYSQRCSCGCFGHWEGCASGRGIPRFFQTWCRFHGHVSRLKTAKEVLNAASQGDPVALEFSDVLAMVNSRGLSTVIVAYDPEIIILDGPIVTAHREIIVNSAIKYLDSYLKTPEIVISPLGGNAPLLGVAAAVFSREV comes from the coding sequence ATGAGGGTGGCAGGAGTCGCAGACATCGGGGGTACGAACACCAGGGTGGCTCTGGTCAGGGAGGATGGGCTGATCCTATCGATGGAACGGTTTAAAACCCCGGCTGGAACTGATCCTGATGAAGTTTCTGCACGGGTCGGTGCCTCCCTTTCATGTCTTGCAGGCATATCACCCTCTGGATTATGTGGAATCGGTGTCTCGGTTGCAGGTCCGGTTGATATAAAAACAGGTTGCATCGTGACCCCTCCTAATATGCCATTTGATCAGGTTCCAATCATCTCTCCTCTCAAAAAAGTTTTTGGGCTCCCTGTTACCCTCTTAAATGACTGTCGTGCCGCCGTGCTCGGTGAGGTGTTTGTCGGTGGAGGTAGAGAGTATCAGCATGTTGTGTATATCACCATCTCTACTGGCATCGGAGGAGGAGTGTATACCAATGGAGAAGTTCTGCTTGGAAGGGAAGGAAATGCGGGAGAGATCGGGCACTTTACAGTTGAATCAAAGTATTCACAAAGATGTTCATGCGGGTGCTTTGGACACTGGGAAGGTTGCGCCTCCGGTCGGGGTATTCCACGGTTTTTTCAGACCTGGTGTAGATTCCATGGTCACGTATCTCGTCTCAAAACTGCTAAGGAGGTTCTAAATGCTGCTTCGCAGGGGGACCCTGTTGCCTTGGAGTTTTCCGATGTTCTGGCTATGGTAAACAGCCGGGGGCTCTCGACAGTGATTGTTGCGTATGACCCTGAAATCATCATCCTGGACGGTCCGATTGTCACAGCTCACCGTGAAATCATTGTCAACTCTGCAATAAAGTACCTCGATTCATACCTCAAAACTCCAGAAATTGTTATCAGTCCTCTGGGAGGAAATGCCCCTCTGCTTGGAGTTGCTGCGGCAGTATTCTCTCGTGAGGTCTGA